A single region of the Pseudorhodoplanes sp. genome encodes:
- a CDS encoding chemotaxis protein CheW, producing MNPMDWASAEGAAGTSGLTQFISFAIGADQYGVDIMSVREIKGWSEITHLPKQPEYVRGVLNLRGVMVPIIDLRCRFGQGLTEATPMHIVIIVQVASRLVGLLADRVLDIISCDAAKIQPVPRIAQASRIDFLSGLVTMDNSMIALIDLPHLLSLSGSEEKSVSH from the coding sequence ATGAATCCCATGGACTGGGCTTCGGCGGAGGGAGCCGCCGGCACCAGCGGGCTTACGCAATTCATCAGCTTTGCGATCGGCGCCGATCAATACGGCGTCGACATCATGTCGGTCCGTGAAATCAAAGGCTGGTCGGAGATCACGCATCTTCCAAAACAGCCGGAATATGTGCGGGGAGTGCTCAATCTGCGCGGGGTGATGGTTCCGATCATCGACCTGCGCTGCCGCTTCGGCCAAGGACTGACCGAGGCGACGCCCATGCATATCGTCATCATCGTGCAGGTCGCGTCTCGCCTTGTCGGCCTGCTGGCCGACCGCGTGCTCGACATCATCTCCTGCGACGCCGCCAAGATCCAGCCGGTTCCCCGGATCGCCCAAGCGTCACGTATCGACTTCCTTTCGGGTCTGGTCACCATGGACAATTCCATGATCGCGCTGATCGACCTGCCTCATCTTTTGTCGCTCTCCGGCTCCGAAGAGAAATCCGTATCGCATTGA
- a CDS encoding protein-glutamate O-methyltransferase CheR: MQKSSAAAKQDLGLLIEEPRREYHFSDADFRVLARIAKERTGITLADSKRNLLYGRLSRRLRALKMSAFSEYREYLDGPNGEVELERFINSISTNHTKLFREPHHFDHLRAHIALPYAQAIKANKAGRLRIWSAGCSSGEEPYTIAMVLKREIPDCARRDIRILATDIDTDVIAKGARGEYPVRMLEEIPEAYRKLVQYKDKTAEFMVMHEDLRTIITFRRLNLMDHPWPFKGPFDAIFCRNVMIYFDVQTKAKLIERYTQMLRPGGWLYIGHSESLLGAHPGLELIGRTVYRRV; the protein is encoded by the coding sequence ATGCAGAAATCCTCGGCCGCAGCAAAACAGGATCTCGGTCTTCTTATCGAAGAGCCGCGCCGCGAATACCATTTCTCGGACGCCGATTTCCGCGTCTTGGCGCGCATCGCCAAGGAGCGGACCGGCATCACGCTCGCCGATTCCAAGCGCAATCTCCTGTACGGACGATTGTCGCGCCGGCTGCGCGCGCTCAAGATGTCAGCCTTCAGCGAATATCGTGAGTATCTCGACGGCCCGAACGGGGAAGTTGAACTCGAACGTTTCATCAACAGCATTTCGACGAACCACACCAAGCTGTTCCGCGAGCCGCATCACTTTGACCACTTGCGTGCCCATATAGCGCTGCCTTACGCGCAGGCGATCAAGGCTAACAAGGCGGGCCGGCTGCGCATCTGGTCGGCGGGCTGTTCGAGCGGCGAGGAGCCCTACACGATTGCGATGGTGCTCAAGCGCGAGATTCCGGATTGCGCCAGGCGCGACATCCGCATTCTGGCGACCGATATCGACACCGACGTGATCGCGAAGGGCGCACGCGGCGAATATCCCGTGCGGATGCTGGAAGAGATTCCCGAGGCCTACCGCAAGCTCGTCCAGTACAAGGACAAGACAGCCGAATTCATGGTGATGCATGAAGACCTGCGGACGATCATAACATTCCGCCGGCTCAACCTCATGGATCATCCCTGGCCCTTCAAGGGTCCGTTCGACGCCATCTTCTGCCGCAACGTCATGATCTATTTCGACGTGCAGACCAAGGCGAAGCTGATCGAACGCTACACGCAGATGCTCAGGCCGGGCGGTTGGCTCTATATCGGCCATTCCGAGTCCCTGCTCGGCGCCCATCCCGGGCTCGAACTGATCGGCCGCACGGTCTACCGGAGAGTTTGA
- a CDS encoding chemotaxis response regulator protein-glutamate methylesterase has product MTASHPKVRALIVDDSALMRQLLSSCLSADPEIEVVGTAADPIEARDMIKALNPDVITLDVEMPRMDGVTFLRKIMSLRPMPVVMISTLTQAGAEVTLEALEIGAVDFIAKPTKDIGTVMTELASELQAKVKTAARVRVRARHVEQKPPPKPKPVVGDLSSNKIVTIGASTGGVEALKAVLIHLPANCPPILITQHMPERFTASFAKRLNSECAMTVSEACNGDVIEQGHVYIAPGARHLELSRNASRFVCRLTDDPPVSGHRPSVDVLFRSAAKTAGPDIVGVILTGMGKDGSEGMLQLRQAGAITIGQDEATSLIYGMPRVAFERGAVQRQYPLHDIADAILDACRDKPGQASARPALAAHHR; this is encoded by the coding sequence ATGACGGCAAGCCATCCAAAGGTTCGAGCCTTGATCGTCGACGACTCCGCGCTGATGCGTCAGTTGTTGTCGTCATGCCTCTCCGCCGACCCGGAGATCGAAGTCGTCGGCACCGCCGCCGATCCGATCGAAGCCCGCGACATGATCAAGGCGCTCAACCCCGACGTCATTACACTTGACGTCGAGATGCCGCGCATGGACGGCGTTACCTTCTTGCGCAAGATCATGTCGCTGCGGCCGATGCCGGTGGTGATGATCTCAACGCTCACCCAAGCCGGCGCCGAGGTCACGCTGGAGGCGCTCGAAATCGGTGCTGTCGATTTCATCGCCAAGCCGACCAAGGACATCGGTACGGTGATGACCGAACTGGCCAGTGAGCTGCAGGCCAAGGTCAAGACCGCCGCCCGCGTTCGCGTCCGCGCGCGGCATGTCGAGCAGAAACCCCCGCCCAAACCGAAACCCGTCGTCGGCGACCTGTCGTCAAACAAGATCGTGACCATCGGCGCATCGACCGGCGGTGTCGAGGCGCTCAAGGCCGTGCTGATCCATCTGCCGGCGAACTGTCCGCCCATCCTGATCACCCAGCACATGCCGGAGCGTTTCACCGCCTCCTTCGCCAAGCGTCTGAACAGCGAATGCGCGATGACGGTGAGCGAGGCCTGCAACGGCGACGTGATCGAACAGGGCCATGTCTATATCGCGCCTGGCGCGCGGCATCTGGAACTCTCCAGGAACGCCAGCAGATTTGTCTGTCGTCTGACCGACGACCCGCCGGTCTCGGGGCACCGCCCGTCGGTGGACGTGCTGTTCCGCTCGGCCGCCAAGACCGCCGGCCCCGACATTGTCGGGGTGATCCTCACCGGCATGGGCAAGGATGGCTCCGAAGGCATGCTGCAGCTACGCCAGGCCGGCGCCATCACGATCGGCCAGGACGAGGCGACATCGCTGATCTACGGCATGCCGCGGGTCGCCTTCGAGCGCGGCGCGGTGCAGCGGCAATATCCGCTGCACGACATTGCCGACGCAATTCTAGACGCCTGCCGGGACAAACCCGGCCAGGCTTCGGCCAGACCGGCTCTGGCCGCTCACCACAGGTGA
- the cheD gene encoding chemoreceptor glutamine deamidase CheD, giving the protein MGILTRAQTQSDPLVPSSDNIATSRHRFYDTVNSSWLVKVFPGEFYVTSKSDEVLVTVLGSCVSACIRDPRTGIGGMNHFMLPQGDGGSWDGESTRYGNFAMEKLINELIKLGCPRERMEVKVFGGGNVIDSSTQIGTKNAEFVLRFLQSEGITCAAQDLGGLHPRRIQYYPSTGRVVRRLLQVNESVLIAREEKNYASRLLSKPTAGDIELFGD; this is encoded by the coding sequence ATGGGCATCCTCACCCGCGCGCAAACTCAATCCGACCCGTTGGTGCCGTCATCGGACAACATCGCCACCTCGCGGCACCGCTTCTACGACACTGTCAATTCCTCCTGGCTGGTGAAGGTTTTCCCGGGCGAATTCTACGTCACGTCGAAAAGCGATGAGGTTCTCGTCACCGTGCTCGGCTCCTGCGTGTCGGCCTGCATTCGCGATCCGCGCACCGGCATCGGCGGCATGAACCATTTCATGCTGCCGCAGGGCGACGGCGGGAGCTGGGACGGAGAATCCACGCGCTACGGCAATTTCGCGATGGAGAAGCTGATCAACGAATTGATCAAGCTGGGCTGCCCGCGCGAACGGATGGAAGTAAAGGTCTTCGGCGGCGGCAACGTCATCGACTCATCCACCCAGATCGGTACCAAGAATGCAGAGTTCGTGCTGCGGTTCCTGCAGAGCGAAGGGATCACCTGCGCCGCCCAGGATCTGGGCGGCCTGCATCCGCGCCGCATCCAATACTACCCGTCCACGGGACGCGTGGTCCGCCGGCTGCTGCAGGTGAACGAATCCGTTCTGATCGCGCGTGAAGAGAAGAACTATGCCAGCCGTCTGTTGTCGAAGCCGACAGCCGGTGACATCGAATTGTTCGGGGACTGA